In Zingiber officinale cultivar Zhangliang chromosome 3B, Zo_v1.1, whole genome shotgun sequence, a single window of DNA contains:
- the LOC122056092 gene encoding photosystem II repair protein PSB27-H1, chloroplastic-like, producing the protein MASSPLLTPPTSKPSPSLTSLSARPAAAPSSFATANAAPCCARAAILCRRELLAAAILSPTSALLVLPPAPALASDDEEYVKETTEMINKLRSTINMDKQDPNVATAVSELREASNTWVAKYRREKALLGRASFRDIYSALNAVSGHYISFGPTAPIPAKRKARILEEVDTAEKALLRGR; encoded by the coding sequence ATggcttcttctcctctcttgacgCCGCCGACCTCGAAGCCATCGCCGTCGCTCACATCTCTCTCCGCTCGACCCGCGGCCGCTCCGTCCTCTTTCGCCACCGCCAATGCGGCTCCGTGCTGCGCCCGAGCGGCCATACTCTGCCGCCGGGAACTCCTCGCGGCGGCGATCCTCTCTCCGACGTCAGCGCTGCTGGTCCTCCCTCCGGCGCCGGCCCTGGCGTCAGACGACGAGGAATACGTGAAGGAGACGACGGAGATGATTAACAAGCTGCGGAGCACGATCAACATGGACAAGCAGGACCCGAACGTGGCGACGGCGGTGTCGGAGCTGCGGGAGGCATCGAACACGTGGGTGGCGAAGTACCGGCGGGAGAAGGCGCTGCTGGGGCGGGCGTCGTTCAGGGACATATACTCCGCCCTCAACGCCGTCTCCGGCCACTACATCAGCTTCGGCCCCACGGCGCCCATCCCCGCCAAGCGCAAGGCCCGCATCTTGGAAGAGGTCGACACCGCCGAGAAGGCGCTGCTCCGGGGAAGGTAG
- the LOC122056090 gene encoding 4-hydroxy-3-methylbut-2-en-1-yl diphosphate synthase (ferredoxin), chloroplastic-like: MATGTVPSSMTGMAGLRTSDRSFGFVKNVDFAKIACAPEQQRMKSQRRIASVIRNSSKSGSEIVELEPASEGSPLLVPRQKYCESVHKTVRRKTRTVMVGNVALGSKHPIRVQTMTTSDTKDVNKTVEEVMRIADKGADLVRITVQGKREADSCFEIKNTLVQKNYNIPLVADIHFAPAIAMRVAECFDKIRVNPGNFADRRAQFEQLEYSDDEYQKELEHIEKVFTPLVEKCKKYGRAIRIGTNHGSLSDRIMSYYGDSPRGMVESAFEFARICRKLDFHNFVFSMKASNPVIMVQAYRLLVAEMYALGWDYPLHLGVTEAGEGEDGRMKSAIGIGTLLQDGLGDTIRVSLTEPPEKEIDPCKRLANLGMQASNLQKGTVPFEDKHRRYWDFQRRTGQLPVQREGEEVDYRGVLHRDGSVLMPVSLDMLKTPELLYKSLAAKLVVGMPFKDLATVDSVLLRELPPLEDNESRLALKRLIDISMGVIVPLSEQLAKPLPNAIVLVNLNELSTGAHNLLPKGTRLAVTVRGDEPSEELDVLKNVDDITMLLHDLPLSEEKLSRVHAARRLFEYLEESSLNFPVIHHIQFPKEIHRDDLVITAGSNAGSLLVDGLGDGILLEAPEQDFEFLRNTSFNLLQGCRMRNTKTEYVSCPSCGRTLFDLQDISAEIRTKTSHLPGVSIAIMGCIVNGPGEMADADFGYVGGAPGKIDLYVGKTVLKRGIEMEYATDALIQLIKDNGRWVDPPAEE, translated from the exons ATGGCAACTGGAACAGTTCCTTCATCGATGACTGGTATGGCTGGTCTGCGGACCAGCGACCGCAGCTTCGGCTTTGTGAAGAACGTAGATTTTGCGAAGATCGCTTGTGCTCCTGAGCAACAAAGAATGAAGTCTCAGAGAAGAATTGCATCTGTGATCAGAAACTCTTCCAAATCTGGCTCTGAGATTGTGGAACTGGAGCCTGCTTCAGAAGGAAGTCCTCTCCTAG TTCCCAGGCAGAAGTATTGTGAATCTGTACACAAGACCGTGAGGCGAAAGACTCGAACTGTGATGGTAGGGAATGTGGCCCTTGGCAGCAAGCATCCGATACGAGTTCAGACTATGACCACTTCAGACACCAAGGATGTCAACAAGACTGTTGAGGAG GTGATGAGAATTGCCGATAAAGGAGCAGACTTGGTCAGGATAACAGTCCAAGGGAAGCGAGAAGCTGATTCATGTTTTGAAATCAAGAACACACTTGTTCAGAAAAA TTACAATATCCCTCTTGTGGCTGACATTCATTTTGCACCTGCAATTGCAATGAGAGTAGCTGAATGTTTTGACAAGATCCGTGTCAACCCTGGAAATTTCG CTGATAGGAGAGCCCAATTTGAGCAGTTAGAGTATAGTGATGATGAGTATCAGAAAGAGCTTGAACATATTGAAAAG GTCTTCACTCCTTTGGTTGAGAAATGCAAGAAGTATGGAAGGGCAATCCGAATCGGGACCAATCACGGAAGTCTTTCCGATCGAATTATGAGCTACTATGGAGATTCTCCTAGAGGAATG GTTGAATCTGCCTTTGAATTTGCAAGGATATGCCGGAAGCTAGACTTTCATAACTTTGTCTTCTCGATGAAAGCAAGCAACCCGGTCATCATGGTTCAAGCCTATCGTTTGCTTGTTGCCGAGATGTATGCACTAGGTTGGGATTATCCTCTGCACTTAGGAGTTACTGAAGCTGGAGAGGGAGAAGATGGAAGGATGAAATCTGCAATTGGTATTGGGACCCTTCTTCAG GATGGTTTGGGGGATACGATCAGGGTGTCTCTGACTGAACCACCAGAGAAAGAGATCGATCCTTGTAAGCGGTTAGCTAACCTTGGCATGCAAGCTTCCAATCTCCAGAAAGGAACA GTACCATTTGAGGACAAACATAGACGATATTGGGACTTCCAGCGTAGAACTGGTCAACTTCCAGTGCAGAGAGAG GGTGAAGAAGTGGATTACCGAGGTGTTCTTCACCGCGATGGTTCTGTCCTCATGCCAGTGTCCTTGGACATGCTCAAG ACACCAGAACTTCTTTACAAGTCTCTTGCAGCCAAGCTTGTGGTTGGAATGCCTTTCAAG GATCTGGCAACAGTTGACTCTGTTCTTCTGAGAGAACTTCCTCCTTTGGAAGACAATGAATCG AGGTTAGCTCTCAAAAGGTTGATCGATATAAGCATGGGTGTTATAGTTCCATTATCTGAACAGCTCGCAAAACCACTTCCGAATGCGATTGTGCTTGTTAACCTCAATGAACTTTCAACCGGCGCTCACAATCTTTTGCCAAAAG GCACCCGATTAGCTGTAACTGTTCGCGGGGATGAACCTTCTGAGGAACTAGACGTCCTCAAGAATGTCGACGATATCACCATGTTGCTGCATGATCTTCCATTGAGTGAAGAAAAGCTCAGCAGAGTTCATGCAGCAAGGAG ATTGTTTGAGTATCTAGAAGAAAGTTCTCTTAACTTCCCTGTCATCCACCATATCCAATTTCCTAAAGAGATCCACAG AGATGATCTGGTGATCACTGCTGGGAGCAATGCTGGTTCTCTTTTAGTTGATGGCCTCGGCGACGGTATCCTACTCGAGGCACCCGAGCAGGACTTTGAATTCCTGCGGAATACATCCTTCAACTTACTTCAAGGTTGCAGAATGCGCAACACAAAAACT GAGTATGTCTCTTGCCCATCTTGCGGACGGACACTCTTCGATCTCCAAGATATAAGTGCTGAGATTAGAACAAAGACTTCACATCTCCCCGGTGTTTCG ATTGCAATCATGGGTTGTATAGTGAATGGACCCGGAGAAATGGCTGATGCAGATTTTGGCTATGTTGGTGGTGCGCCGGGAAAGATTGATCTTTATGTCGGGAAG ACTGTGCTGAAGAGAGGTATCGAAATGGAGTATGCGACTGACGCTCTAATTCAGCTCATCAAGGACAATGGCCGCTGGGTCGACCCCCCAGCCGAAGAGTAG
- the LOC122056093 gene encoding CASP-like protein 5A1, with product MFVSRPTVHPVEAPPLTDAAENPLRVRMKDVQGMPGTHGGLALRLLQFAFAVAALGVMVSTNDFPSVTAFCYLVAVTILQSLWSISLAVLDLYAILVKRSLQNPKALCFFTIGDGITSTLTFAAACASAGITVLIGNDLNLCSQNHCTSFETATAMAFISWFAVSPSFLLNFWSLASR from the exons ATGTTCGTGAGCCGGCCGACGGTGCACCCCGTGGAGGCACCGCCCCTCACGGATGCGGCTGAGAACCCGCTGAGGGTGAGGATGAAGGACGTACAGGGGATGCCGGGGACGCACGGAGGTCTGGCGCTTCGCCTCCTCCAGTTCGCGTTTGCGGTCGCGGCTCTCGGCGTCATGGTCTCCACCAACGATTTTCCATCTGTAACTGCCTTCTG CTATCTGGTTGCGGTGACCATCTTACAGAGCCTTTGGAGCATCTCTTTGGCCGTGCTTGACTTATATGCTATTCTTGTTAAACGCTCCTTGCAGAACCCTAAAGCTCTCTGTTTCTTTACTATCGGTGACGGG ATCACATCTACACTGACATTTGCTGCAGCTTGTGCATCTGCCGGCATTACAGTCCTGATCGGTAATGATCTAAACCTATGCTCACAGAACCACTGCACGAGCTTTGAGACTGCGACAGCAATGGCCTTCATCAGTTGGTTTGCAGTCTCTCCATCATTCCTCTTGAACTTTTGGTCGTTGGCATCTAGATGA
- the LOC122056091 gene encoding cilia- and flagella-associated protein 251-like has product MERSAMEGISERLASLDGLYFPGAMHRETPDPAQRKSSLLDLLSRDASIFLERYGAELTPDEILEFDKLKQDYEVEWHLDRLRRHRSPSAEDARAKSVAVKNRRRAYMERLIKGGEYFSEDAMREREPYLHHEYLGKFQDPAGRSLSRPGERWSETLMRRCEEAMLVEKIRGEQQRLGVDENEWVGGGGKEEEVSEEEEEEEEEEEEEEEEEEEDMDDVDDMVRQEHKDVAFEECESKSNSSKKNVDDGEHDMVEVEKRFGELEDGKHKSTSPKMVNHNSSCGPSSSTVGCPFEQTLSAEEMQDQLDQFTLKMQQKFLAGEDSAYLDYSMIDNDERLDDHWFKEANYDAEEKYFEDD; this is encoded by the exons ATGGAGCGCTCGGCCATGGAAGGCATCTCCGAGCGCCTCGCTTCCCTCGACGGCCTCTACTTCCCTGGCGCCATGCACCGGGAGACCCCCGATCCGGCTCAACGCAAGTCCTCCCTCCTCGACCTCCTCTCTCGCGATGCCTCTATCTTCCTCG AGCGGTACGGCGCCGAGCTCACGCCCGATGAGATCCTCGAGTTCGACAAGTTGAAGCAGGATTACGAGGTGGAGTGGCACCTCGACCGCCTCCGTCGCCATCGGAGCCCCTCTGCGGAGGACGCACGGGCGAAGTCGGTAGCGGTCAAGAACCGCCGGAGGGCCTACATGGAACGGCTGATCAAGGGTGGGGAGTACTTCTCCGAGGATGCGATGAGGGAGCGGGAACCTTATCTTCACCACGAGTACTTGGGCAAGTTTCAGGACCCTGCTGGGAGGAGCCTCTCCAGGCCTGGTGAGCGCTGGTCTGAGACGTTGATGAGGCGATGTGAGGAAGCTATGCTGGTGGAGAAGATCAGAGGGGAGCAGCAGAGATTAGGGGTTGACGAGAATGAATGGGTTGGCGGtggaggaaaagaggaagaagtatctgaggaagaagaagaggaagaagaggaagaagaggaggaggaggaggaagaagaagaagatatggATGATGTTGATGATATGGTTAGACAAGAACATAAAGACGTAGCATTCGAGGAATGTGAAAGTAAATCAAAttcttcaaag AAAAATGTTGATGATGGCGAACATGATATGGTTGAGGTGGAAAAGAGATTTGGAGAGCTTGAGGACGGCAAACACAAATCGACTTCACCAAAG ATGGTTAACCATAATTCCTCCTGTGGCCCTTCTTCATCGACAGTTGGATGCCCCTTTGAGCAAACACTATCTGCAGAAGAGATGCAAGATCAACTGGATCAGTTCACACTCAAAATGCAGCAGAAGTTCCTGGCCGGAGAAGACTCAGCTTATCTCGATTACTCCATGATAGACAATGACGAGAGGCTGGACGACCATTGGTTCAAGGAAGCTAATTACGATGCCGAAGAGAAATACTTTGAGGATGATTAA